In Streptomyces sp. NBC_00306, a single genomic region encodes these proteins:
- a CDS encoding GPP34 family phosphoprotein, with translation MTTPKNLLMITIEVAPGHPVHPADLSLSLAGAQLVDLLEAGAIGLDKRHVVPGWQPVPPDRFLWEAATSLELTRPYQLVSDWLSSREDTLAAAYTAALEADGLAIRQRPRKHPFRRRELVLVDSPARREAVERWSASEPVLATLAGFIGIRREGQQGSPREVRGPVATILSAVQGAHVELEAERTERIITQAKLYEVWARYGD, from the coding sequence ATGACTACACCGAAGAACCTCTTGATGATCACCATAGAGGTAGCGCCCGGACACCCCGTACATCCAGCTGATCTGTCGCTTTCGCTGGCCGGTGCCCAGCTGGTGGACCTACTCGAGGCTGGGGCGATTGGCCTGGACAAAAGGCACGTCGTGCCGGGTTGGCAGCCGGTGCCGCCTGATCGCTTCTTGTGGGAGGCTGCCACCTCACTGGAACTGACGAGGCCCTATCAGTTGGTGAGTGACTGGCTGTCGAGCAGGGAGGACACGTTGGCAGCGGCTTACACGGCAGCCCTCGAAGCGGACGGACTGGCCATCCGCCAACGTCCTCGGAAGCACCCCTTCAGGAGGCGTGAGCTCGTACTCGTGGACTCGCCCGCTCGACGTGAGGCGGTGGAGCGGTGGAGTGCCTCAGAGCCAGTCCTTGCGACTCTGGCCGGCTTCATCGGGATCCGCCGAGAGGGGCAACAGGGTTCGCCCCGTGAAGTGCGTGGCCCGGTAGCGACGATCTTGTCGGCAGTCCAAGGGGCGCATGTTGAACTGGAAGCGGAGAGAACCGAAAGGATCATCACGCAGGCAAAGTTGTATGAAGTGTGGGCCAGGTACGGCGATTGA
- a CDS encoding helix-turn-helix transcriptional regulator has product MISSDFAKRGAADLLIGREYDLDQIRGLLSTGATGGALLLSGDPGVGKTAVMDAVAQAALEEGAQVLRVAGVEFESSCSYSGLNQVLFPFQETVEELEAPFRDALRVALGFQSGSAPERLMVSNAVLVLLRKIAAGNPLLLVVDDLPWIDRASAAVLGFVARRSASIRVSFLAACRTGTQSLHDCGTLPEYWLRPLNAQAATRLVDETYPNLVPSARQRLLSAACGNPLALLELPSALPAGRDTPLDAASSAVPLSQRLEAVFGSRITDLPAPSQRLVLLAALEGVGDLGVLQAASRQADEGYDLDDLAPAERDHLVHIDEQARRLRFRHPLIRSTVIANSTSSERRAVHSVLAQVLVDQPERQAWHLGEATLEPDEHVATLLEKAAHITLRRGDAVGGMRTLIRSADLTPRATDRSRRLAEAAYVGAESTGSLTSAQKLIDDARNTAEASQGSLHAAAATAVLILNGDGDVDTAHRLLVGAIDTGTHAYDANNKTLVDALHTLALVCFFGARTALWEPYYQALGKLTPRAPLMLSALGKTFSDPARTGAAASRELDELVAELTDVTDPVHITRTGTAALYLDRLGDIREAAWRVVRMGRDGGPARRYLSGLIHLCLDDYLTGNWDEAAQLADEGLELCETHGYRAFAWYFQYVQAILKAARGQDTEAEATAEQIIRWAMPRGANCAAHYGHHAAAVARLGRGDFAGAYDRANTISPAGSLASHVPHALWVTFDLVEAAVRTNRREEAARHVHAMREANVADVSSRHALLTDACDAMATTDDEAALNLFTHALAIPGADRWPFDFARVQLAYGERLRRARATTESRGPLSAALSTFEYLKARPWAERAEAELRAAGASKPRQGTPKAHTLTPQELEIARLAATGLTNKQIGERLFLSHRTIGAHLYQIYPKLGITSRSMLRDALEP; this is encoded by the coding sequence GTGATCAGTAGTGACTTCGCCAAACGTGGCGCGGCCGACCTCTTGATCGGTCGGGAGTACGACCTCGATCAAATTCGCGGCCTTCTGAGCACGGGGGCGACCGGCGGCGCTCTGCTGCTCTCTGGTGACCCTGGCGTCGGAAAGACCGCGGTGATGGATGCCGTTGCGCAGGCGGCTCTGGAGGAAGGCGCCCAGGTTCTCCGCGTGGCCGGGGTGGAGTTCGAATCGAGCTGCAGCTACTCGGGGCTCAACCAGGTCCTCTTCCCCTTCCAGGAGACAGTCGAAGAACTTGAGGCGCCCTTCCGTGACGCCTTGCGCGTCGCGCTCGGTTTCCAGAGCGGCTCAGCGCCGGAGCGGCTGATGGTCTCCAACGCCGTGCTGGTCCTGCTGCGGAAGATCGCAGCAGGAAACCCGCTCCTTTTGGTCGTCGACGACCTCCCTTGGATCGATCGGGCGAGTGCGGCCGTGCTGGGCTTCGTGGCCCGGCGGTCGGCCAGCATTCGTGTCAGCTTCCTCGCCGCCTGTCGCACCGGTACACAGAGCCTGCACGACTGCGGCACCCTGCCGGAGTACTGGTTGCGGCCGCTGAACGCCCAGGCAGCAACACGCTTGGTCGATGAGACGTACCCGAATCTCGTGCCGAGCGCCCGCCAGCGCCTGCTGTCCGCGGCGTGCGGAAACCCGCTCGCTCTGCTCGAGCTGCCGTCCGCGCTGCCCGCAGGACGGGATACGCCTCTCGACGCTGCCTCGTCCGCAGTGCCGCTCAGCCAGCGCCTGGAGGCGGTCTTCGGTTCACGGATCACCGATCTCCCCGCGCCGTCGCAGCGTCTCGTCCTGCTCGCCGCATTGGAAGGCGTCGGCGATCTTGGAGTCTTGCAGGCAGCGTCACGGCAGGCAGACGAGGGGTACGACCTGGACGACCTCGCGCCTGCCGAGCGGGACCACCTCGTCCACATCGATGAACAGGCACGCCGGCTGCGCTTTCGCCACCCGCTCATCCGCTCAACGGTGATTGCGAACTCCACCAGCAGCGAACGACGTGCGGTGCACTCCGTGCTGGCGCAAGTCCTGGTGGACCAGCCCGAGCGCCAAGCCTGGCACCTGGGTGAGGCAACGCTGGAACCCGACGAGCACGTCGCCACCCTCCTCGAGAAGGCTGCCCACATCACCCTGCGTCGCGGCGACGCCGTTGGCGGCATGCGCACGCTCATCCGTTCTGCAGACCTGACACCGCGCGCCACCGACCGCAGCCGCCGGCTCGCGGAAGCCGCCTACGTAGGCGCCGAGTCCACCGGCTCACTCACCAGCGCCCAGAAACTCATAGACGACGCCAGGAACACAGCTGAGGCCTCGCAGGGCTCCCTGCATGCTGCAGCAGCCACCGCTGTCCTCATCCTGAACGGCGACGGAGACGTCGACACGGCCCACCGTCTACTGGTCGGCGCTATTGACACCGGGACCCACGCATACGACGCCAACAACAAGACCCTCGTCGACGCCCTCCACACCCTTGCACTGGTCTGCTTCTTCGGCGCCCGCACAGCTTTGTGGGAGCCCTACTACCAAGCCCTGGGCAAGCTGACACCACGGGCGCCGCTCATGCTGTCCGCTTTGGGCAAGACGTTCTCCGACCCTGCGCGCACCGGCGCCGCAGCTTCCAGGGAGCTCGACGAGCTCGTCGCGGAACTGACTGACGTGACCGACCCCGTTCACATCACCCGGACCGGCACAGCAGCCCTCTACCTCGACCGCCTAGGAGACATCCGCGAAGCGGCATGGCGCGTCGTTCGCATGGGACGCGATGGCGGCCCAGCCCGCCGGTACCTGTCCGGACTGATCCACCTCTGCCTGGACGACTACCTCACCGGAAACTGGGACGAGGCTGCGCAACTTGCTGATGAGGGCCTCGAGCTCTGCGAAACACACGGCTATCGCGCCTTCGCCTGGTACTTCCAGTACGTCCAGGCCATCCTCAAGGCCGCACGTGGGCAAGACACCGAAGCCGAAGCAACGGCCGAGCAGATCATTCGCTGGGCCATGCCCCGAGGAGCGAACTGCGCCGCCCACTATGGACATCACGCTGCCGCCGTGGCACGGCTGGGACGCGGTGACTTCGCCGGCGCCTACGACCGCGCGAACACCATCAGCCCGGCCGGGAGCCTCGCCTCACACGTCCCACACGCCCTGTGGGTGACGTTCGATTTGGTGGAAGCTGCCGTCCGCACCAACAGGCGCGAAGAAGCGGCCCGACACGTCCACGCGATGCGGGAGGCCAACGTGGCCGACGTTTCCTCACGGCACGCCCTGCTGACAGATGCCTGCGATGCCATGGCCACCACAGATGACGAAGCGGCCCTGAACCTGTTCACACATGCCCTGGCCATCCCAGGCGCGGATCGCTGGCCGTTCGACTTCGCGCGTGTCCAGTTGGCATACGGCGAGCGGCTCAGGCGCGCACGGGCGACCACAGAATCCAGAGGGCCGCTCAGCGCCGCGCTGTCCACCTTCGAATACCTGAAGGCTCGGCCCTGGGCAGAACGCGCCGAAGCGGAACTGCGGGCCGCCGGTGCGAGCAAACCGCGCCAGGGAACACCGAAGGCGCATACCCTCACCCCCCAAGAGCTGGAGATCGCGCGGTTGGCAGCCACCGGCCTGACCAACAAACAGATCGGGGAGCGTCTCTTCCTTTCACACAGGACCATTGGCGCCCACCTCTACCAGATCTATCCGAAACTGGGCATCACTTCTCGTTCCATGCTGCGCGACGCTTTGGAACCCTGA
- a CDS encoding SsgA family sporulation/cell division regulator: protein MRSLSLTIHTIPEPKIRVPLKAEFHYAVADPLTVLVELRASPSDVVSWVISRDLLFDGTTEPSGLGDVRLWPSGSGTRRVMYMKLEAHGTSCLLEMDPEPLEKWLLETFALVHPGTELCDVDWHAVTAGLMSD from the coding sequence ATGCGCTCGCTGAGCTTGACCATTCACACGATCCCTGAGCCGAAAATCCGTGTGCCGCTGAAGGCGGAATTTCACTACGCGGTGGCCGATCCGCTCACGGTGCTGGTGGAACTGCGTGCGTCACCGTCGGATGTCGTCAGCTGGGTCATCTCACGAGACCTGCTCTTCGACGGCACCACTGAGCCCAGCGGGCTGGGAGATGTCCGGCTGTGGCCGTCGGGGTCTGGGACGCGGCGGGTGATGTACATGAAGCTGGAAGCGCACGGCACGTCCTGCCTGCTCGAGATGGATCCGGAACCGCTGGAGAAATGGCTCCTGGAGACCTTCGCTCTCGTTCACCCCGGCACGGAACTGTGCGACGTGGATTGGCACGCTGTCACGGCCGGCCTCATGAGCGACTGA
- the msrA gene encoding peptide-methionine (S)-S-oxide reductase MsrA, producing MSNSTQTAWLAGGCFWGMQDLLGALPGVVSSRTGYSGGDTPKASYLDHGNHAESVEVVFDPVATDYRTILEFFFQIHDPTTKNRQGGDVGSEYRSAVFYHNDEQRRVAEDVVAHVEASGRWPGKVVTEVAPAGDFWEAEPEHQNRLARYPSGYTCHFPRPDWQLPRRAGA from the coding sequence ATGAGCAACTCCACGCAGACGGCTTGGCTGGCGGGCGGCTGCTTCTGGGGTATGCAGGACCTTCTTGGGGCGCTTCCGGGTGTCGTCAGCAGTCGAACCGGATACAGCGGAGGTGACACGCCTAAGGCGAGTTACCTCGATCACGGAAACCATGCTGAGTCGGTCGAAGTGGTCTTCGACCCAGTCGCAACTGACTACCGAACGATCCTCGAGTTCTTCTTCCAAATCCATGACCCGACCACGAAGAACAGGCAAGGAGGCGACGTCGGTTCGGAGTACCGATCCGCCGTCTTCTACCACAACGACGAACAGCGACGCGTCGCCGAGGACGTTGTCGCCCATGTCGAGGCATCAGGCCGATGGCCGGGCAAGGTCGTGACTGAGGTCGCCCCGGCCGGCGATTTCTGGGAAGCCGAACCCGAGCACCAGAACCGCCTGGCACGCTACCCGTCCGGCTACACCTGTCACTTCCCCCGCCCGGACTGGCAGCTGCCGAGACGCGCGGGTGCATGA
- a CDS encoding alpha/beta hydrolase, with amino-acid sequence MSNDVTAPPEPVLEPAARAFAEATASPPFLVDLGPAQGRKALEEEQSGDHEMPEVDEKWVAVSGGPKGSVAVRILRPKGASGRLPAVLYIHGGGWVLGSARTHDRLVRELVVGTQATVVFPEYTLSPEARYPTALEECYAVARWIATQGAEHGIDGTRLAVAGDSVGGNMSAALTLLAQQRKNVSFTFQVLLYPVMNAAFDTHSYRQFAQGYSLPRDTAQWFWAQYTTDETQRAEPTASPLKASEQQLRGLPPALVITAEADVMRDEGEAYAAKLRAAGVEVAATRYRGAIHDFAVLNALSSTTAARGAVTQIVSTLRQSFGTRP; translated from the coding sequence ATGTCCAACGATGTGACTGCTCCGCCAGAACCGGTTCTCGAGCCTGCGGCCCGGGCGTTTGCCGAGGCGACGGCTTCTCCACCGTTCCTCGTTGATCTGGGGCCAGCGCAGGGCCGTAAGGCCCTTGAGGAGGAGCAGTCCGGAGATCACGAAATGCCTGAGGTCGACGAGAAATGGGTGGCGGTCTCTGGTGGACCGAAGGGCAGTGTCGCAGTGCGCATCCTACGACCCAAGGGAGCGAGCGGCCGTTTGCCCGCAGTCTTGTACATCCACGGAGGCGGGTGGGTTCTTGGCAGTGCGCGAACACATGATCGGCTGGTGCGAGAACTGGTAGTAGGTACGCAAGCCACAGTGGTCTTCCCCGAGTACACGTTGTCACCGGAAGCGCGTTACCCCACAGCGCTGGAGGAATGCTACGCCGTGGCCCGGTGGATAGCGACGCAGGGAGCTGAACACGGAATCGACGGCACACGACTGGCTGTCGCCGGTGACTCGGTGGGCGGCAATATGAGTGCCGCCCTCACGCTGCTGGCCCAACAACGCAAGAACGTCTCGTTCACGTTTCAGGTACTACTCTACCCCGTCATGAACGCCGCTTTTGACACCCATTCCTACCGGCAGTTCGCCCAGGGCTACTCGCTGCCCCGTGATACTGCCCAGTGGTTCTGGGCTCAGTACACAACCGATGAAACGCAGCGTGCGGAGCCCACCGCCAGCCCGCTGAAAGCCTCTGAACAGCAACTGCGTGGACTGCCGCCAGCTCTCGTCATCACGGCAGAGGCTGACGTCATGCGGGACGAAGGGGAGGCCTACGCAGCGAAGCTGCGTGCTGCCGGCGTCGAGGTCGCCGCAACCAGGTATCGCGGGGCCATACACGACTTCGCGGTGCTGAATGCGCTGTCGTCGACCACGGCGGCCCGCGGCGCTGTCACTCAGATCGTCAGCACGCTGAGGCAGTCATTCGGCACCAGGCCCTGA
- a CDS encoding epoxide hydrolase family protein, with amino-acid sequence MSVTSERTAIRPFTVDFPEADVADLRKRIAATRWPEKETVGDQSQGPQLATAQEIVRYWGEDYDVGRVKAMVGAYPNFVTEIDGLDIHFIHVRSSHENALPILVTHGWPGSVVEQLKIIGPLTDPTAHGGNASDAFDVVIPSMPGYGFSGKPTAKGWGPDRIARAWAELMKRLGYTRYVAQGGDWGAVVTDVMALQAPEGLVGIHTNMPGVVPPAIDQALATSQPLPAGLPDLTEEEQRAVDQLTYVYAHVFYAYIMASRPQTLTGLADSPAFLATFMADHDRDSLAMISRSFAGQPEGLTRDDFLDNVTLFWLTNTGVSSGRLYAENTFPFFGAKGITLPVAVSVFPEELYESPRSWTEQAYPNLIHYNRLPKGGHFAAWEQPEFFVSELRTGLRSLRN; translated from the coding sequence ATGTCTGTCACCTCCGAAAGGACGGCAATCCGGCCGTTCACGGTCGATTTTCCGGAAGCGGACGTCGCTGATCTGCGCAAGCGCATCGCAGCCACGCGCTGGCCGGAGAAGGAAACTGTCGGCGATCAGTCGCAGGGCCCGCAGCTCGCGACTGCTCAGGAAATCGTCCGCTACTGGGGCGAGGACTACGACGTCGGCAGGGTCAAGGCGATGGTGGGTGCCTACCCGAACTTCGTCACCGAGATCGACGGCCTGGACATTCACTTCATCCATGTGCGTTCGTCACATGAGAATGCTCTGCCGATCCTCGTCACGCACGGGTGGCCTGGATCGGTCGTCGAACAGCTGAAGATCATCGGGCCGCTCACCGACCCGACAGCACACGGTGGCAACGCGTCGGACGCCTTCGACGTGGTGATTCCGTCGATGCCGGGCTACGGCTTCTCTGGAAAGCCGACCGCCAAGGGCTGGGGGCCGGACCGTATCGCACGCGCGTGGGCCGAGCTGATGAAGCGCCTCGGCTACACGCGGTATGTGGCGCAGGGCGGCGACTGGGGTGCCGTCGTCACCGACGTCATGGCCCTCCAGGCCCCCGAGGGATTGGTCGGCATCCACACCAACATGCCGGGCGTGGTCCCCCCTGCGATCGACCAGGCGCTCGCGACCAGCCAGCCGCTGCCGGCCGGCCTTCCGGACCTCACCGAGGAGGAGCAGCGCGCAGTCGACCAGCTGACCTACGTCTACGCGCACGTCTTCTACGCGTACATCATGGCTTCACGTCCCCAGACCCTGACCGGCCTCGCGGATTCGCCCGCCTTCCTGGCGACCTTCATGGCCGACCACGACCGAGACAGCCTGGCGATGATCAGCCGGTCGTTCGCCGGCCAGCCCGAAGGTCTGACGCGGGACGACTTCCTCGACAACGTCACGCTCTTCTGGCTGACGAACACCGGCGTCTCCTCCGGCCGTCTCTACGCGGAGAACACGTTCCCCTTCTTCGGCGCCAAGGGAATCACCCTTCCCGTCGCCGTGAGTGTTTTCCCCGAGGAGCTGTACGAGTCCCCTCGGAGTTGGACAGAGCAGGCCTATCCGAACCTCATCCACTACAACCGGCTGCCCAAGGGCGGACACTTCGCGGCTTGGGAACAGCCGGAGTTCTTCGTGAGTGAGCTGCGTACCGGGCTCCGGTCGCTGCGCAACTGA
- the msrB gene encoding peptide-methionine (R)-S-oxide reductase MsrB, with product MSYDIEKTDEQWRAELKPEEYRVLRRAHTETPFTGEYTDTKTEGVYSCRACGAELFTSKEKFDSRCGWPSFFDPKDSDAVELAEDRSYGMVQTEVRCARCGSHLGHVFEGEGFPTPTDQRYCINSISLRLKPDSGAPAAA from the coding sequence ATGTCGTACGACATCGAGAAGACGGATGAGCAATGGCGCGCGGAGTTGAAGCCTGAGGAGTATCGGGTCCTGCGCCGCGCCCATACCGAGACGCCGTTCACCGGCGAGTACACCGACACGAAGACGGAGGGCGTCTACTCCTGCCGCGCCTGCGGTGCCGAACTCTTCACCTCCAAGGAGAAGTTCGACTCCCGATGCGGCTGGCCCTCCTTCTTCGACCCGAAGGACTCCGACGCCGTCGAGTTGGCCGAAGACCGGTCCTACGGCATGGTGCAGACCGAGGTCCGCTGTGCCCGCTGCGGATCCCACCTCGGGCACGTATTCGAGGGTGAGGGGTTCCCGACGCCGACAGACCAGCGATACTGCATCAACAGCATCTCCCTGCGGCTGAAGCCTGACAGTGGCGCACCCGCCGCTGCATGA